The Branchiostoma lanceolatum isolate klBraLanc5 chromosome 7, klBraLanc5.hap2, whole genome shotgun sequence nucleotide sequence GTGACATCTGTAACCATCTCATTGGATTCTACGTTCTCGAACTGTTGAGAAGAAGTCATGAGGATTTATTCCATATGGCTGGTGTTACAACAGCTCGATATTGCTTTGTTTAACCTCCTACAATAATAGGAAGTGAGCTGGGGAAAATCCTCATAAGTCTTCATATTGACATTAATTACTTGTGGTGTTTGATAAAAGAGACTGGAGTAGTTCAGGAGGGGaattttgaatatatattttgtcactgtgtccgccccccccccccaaaaaaaattgaaaaaattcGCTGCGGGAAGGACTGCAACTGAGGctaactcagcactggttttccagagCTAaggaaagttcagcactggttttccagagCTAaggaaagttcagcactggttttccagagCTGaggaaagttcagcactggttttccagtgctgaagccactttcagcactggaaccgagagCTGACAAAGGAGAGCGTGGCTTTCGTAGTTTTGCAAAACTGCTACGTAAAGGACTGACTCAAGTCGGTTTGAACCTTTTTGGTCTGATAAACTAATTTCTTTCGGCTACTTCAGGGGATACCAGGCTCTTATAAAGTTTGTatcaataagtttattgcaagttcttgtccgcaggctaattgcaagtacatgtaacatgaaaggacggacagacaatatataacaatacagcatgtgacttttctagtctaaatactaacactaaattcttaTTTGGGTTTCAACATCCCctgctgaaaaaaaacaaaacaatactgcTGTTGATTGAGCCAGAGAAATAATAACACCGACCAGCAATTATCTAAAACAAAGAATCGGCAAAACTGTAAGGATCCTAAAAGCCTATTCTCGTTTGCATAATGTCTGTTTTGCATATGAAATAGAGCCGCGCGCAAAATTACCTGCCCAGGTAAAATCGTGTCATCTCACTTGACACCTCTTGAGAGGACAGCCAACTTTCGGTTTCTCAAATCAGGTATTTACCAGTGACCACTGTTGCGATTGattacaaaatatcaaagtataTCATACCGTAATACTATATTTATAATGAAATGTAGGAATCAGGTAGGGGTTAGAAATCATGTATTGTCCTTATTATCATTGTCCGGAGTACGGGACGGTTTTCTTTGTCTCATCGTGGCGTCGGTTTGAAATCAACCATGCGTTGCATCAAGCGGGGCCTTCTTGGTTGTATCGGAGATTCTTTGTGCATGCATCGTGTTGAAAACAAGCTTTTTTTTAAGCATACGAAAGAGTTGTAAACTCTAGGTCCATGCAGTTCAGCCATCCAGCTTCGCACTGAAGAGGTTGTATACAATAGCTATTTACTTAAATCAAGGAGATTTGTTGCAACAAGGACATTATGCATGTATACATTGGTTGCAATAACGAGGCCCTTTCTTTAATCTAAACATACAGTGTAGTAAGTGTAAACATTTTACGGGAACGAAGCCTGAATATTTCTCCCTTTTCCCATGTATTGTGTGAAtacatttatatcataatttgatttttgttctgggaaagtacaaaagaaaatggtgacgttactacatgtataactatgaCAAGGGGGTCTTATGAGTCAGGCATGATATTCTACAGTAcacatttgtattcatttgtaAGATTGGAGGAAAGACAGGAGGTTGTACGTGATTAAAACCGGGTCACCTCTACTCTTGGCGATAGGATTGAGGggattgggttcttttacgttcaAACAGGGTTATATTATATGGTATTATATAACCTCCCTGGTGCAAACTGTGAAAGTTTGACGCCCGACGCGGTTAATATCTGAAGCTCCCTACTGACTCACAGCAAcctcctagcctgggtgccatcctatttctaccggggctcctacactcgctaccctcaagAGGGTatcgagtgtaggagccccggtagaaataggatggcacccaggctagcaacCTCCTTGCTCACAGGAATGAATCGGTAAATATATACGCTACAAGAGAAGGGACCGGGGAAGGTCattctggttggagctgcattcgtctttcggaacgggacgtaaaacgggggtcccatgttcgaggaggtgcttcgagcacgttaaaataCACTACATCACTTATTACTCATACATGtatgggtacctactggttgTACTTCAGATAAGTATTTCTCTAGCTCAGTCAGTCTATGTTTATACTACCTGTACACAGTCGACTCAGCTACGTAAAACGTTGCTCCCTTCCCCTTTTCTACAAATTGGAATAACCGACCCATGGTCGCGCCTCAAATGGTATCGCCCTGGGTCAAAAATTGCGCAATACATACGAAACGCGGCCAGGGCCAGCTGAGGAGTATAACAATAGATCTGAGGCCATTCTTCACCATTACACACCTGGTGAGTCGTTTAATATGTAGGTCACACAGGCAGGTAACAAGACTAGGAACAAAGACAGGTAAGTTTTCGGTGGTGGCATCGCTGTGGATTCACCATCCTTTTTTTGGCCcacggtggggaggggggtttcaAGACCCAGTcctgcaataaagttcattcattcatccattcattaatTAATAGTTCAAGTTTAGCACAGAAAGAGCCAGCCGGGTTTCTCTATATCCTTATTAGAAAGAGGGATTCCAGTGACAATAGAACAATGGCAATAGGAACTACTGTTAAGTTTAACAATTGTActcagccagccagccagacCAAGCAACGTTAGCTAAGGTACCAGCCAGGCCTCAGAACTGTGACCTACATTTATAACGTTATAAATACGTCGCCAGTGTAGTCAACAGCTGAAAAATGACAAGAGTTAAAAATTAACCTAGATTCATGCCAAAGAGTTCAGGACTGACCTAAAACATAAAGACACGCATGGGAGGAGATCAGGACTGGGGTATTAAAAATTAAGATATCAATCTCTGTGGTAGTGTGGTTGGTACAAAACCTGCACCGTAACCATTGAATGGCTGAGGATTTGTAGTGTGATCATATTCATAAGCACAGATTATCTTCTAGGGACTTTACATTAGTCCTCACATTATGTATAACTCCTCACATTATGTATAACATGAGAGGAATAAAAGACATAGTCAGTCCTCACAACCCTGGCCAATGTCATATTTGTAACAGATATATGCAATACATGTGTTGTACTACCTTTAATTTCTCTTTCACCTTATGCCTATTATATAGTAGCTagtggtaacgttatatttaattttttttcttttcaagacaATAAGGTTTTGACTACAAGAACATGATGTATGAATAATAATTAAATACTAAAGGTTGCTTTATCAACACTCACACGTCCTTTAGCAGCTTATAGTAATTCTTGGCAATTTTTCTCAAATTGTAATACATTGATTATGTTCTTCGTTGATATAAgttattaacatatttttttttacattacagaGTGCAACACAGTCATATTCTTTAAGTTAAAAAATCGAAGAAGGGAACAGCGATGAATCTGAGACGCTGTTTCCGTGTCGTCTTCTCTCCTGGCTTCGGAGGAGAGCTGAAGGCCTTGACAAGACTGGCTTGGCCAACCGTAAGTACTGTtatatcagggctcaaaattccacctgcatatacaggttagtgcaggtataattggagctgtgcacataTTTCTGATGTCTGGAAGATTAACATACAAATCTAAACTTCTGTCTGAACTGAAGTCTTAGATACTTAATTTGGTATATACACATTTCTTCTTCGTCTtgtgttttgaggctaccaacttcagcTTGCTGAAGAATCTGTAGTCTATatcgactgtaaggtttggacaatcgcacactggggcataaccctactctttttgaaaaGGTCTACAATGTAAGTGGGTTCTTTGACGCACATGGACTAATGGAGTGTGGCTCTATCTCCCCAAAtgcgggacctccatttaaatgTCCTAGGCTAtatattttcacctgagtcaagtgaggaaggtcttttaaagtgcctttctcaatggCACAAGATCTACGGCAGATTCAAGGTGTCAGTTGTCATGTCTTCCTCTTGCTTCAGTTTTACTTGCTTGGGAACCAAGGAAATGGTTTGATGTAACCCAAGCTAATTTTGAAGGTGTAATGTGTACTCTGTCTCCAGACCGTGGCTTCAGTGCTGGAGTACGTCATGTGGATGATGCCTATCATCTTCTGTGGACACCTGGGCAAGATACAACTTGATGCTGTCACACTGGCTATTTCTGTAAGTATACTTACTTTAATATAAACAAAcgaaatgtacatatacatgtatttacaatgtcTTATACTAGTAGCCTCATGCTATTGATGTTTCAAATTTGCAGATTTTTCAAGGGCCTTTTTACCTTCGATACAAAGTGAAGaggtagcgtgcatagtccagtggttagtggccCTGCCTCTGGTACTAGAAGCTGTGAGTTTGATTTCGGCTGACATGAATACTTccagaaagggttgcagtccttgggATGGGACATTACGccattgttcattgtgcttatCGGAAAGAGCTAGTGGAATTTCCCTGGTTACAATCAACCTGTAAAaattgtacatagcgtctgtcttctctgtcaagaccagtggaagactagctcttcagtgagccaAAACTTGATTGACTTATTTTTGATAATCATTTATGTGTTCCTCAGGTTGTCAATGTGACAGGAATATCCCTGGGGTTCGGGCTGGGAACAGCATGTGACACCCTCATGGCACAGGTAATTATGGAACTTCTTACTGTACTTTGCTTTACTGCCAAAGTATTTGAATCTTTACTAACAAAGATTTACTATCTACTGTAGTCAACCATATATCAGTAAGCACCATCTATCTTATCAACCCACCCTTGAATTTCTTGTCAGGTCACACACTGGTCAGCCTTGTCAGAAATCTAGGTTTCTAAAACTGAACTAGTAGAATCCATGGTCTCACACCTTGTTAGAAAACCAGCTTTGCCTTGTGCTGTGACATTGTGGGTCCCACTTACTGTCAATCTCAGTACGATCTTTAGTACATTGGGACAaacaatttgttttgaaaattttcggCCCTCACGTTAGTCGTTGTTTGGAAAATGGTGAGTGGGCCAGTGAACCATACAAACCTTTAGCCTAAGacgttgattatcaaaaagtgTGGACAATAAATTTGAACACTAAGtattaacatgatttttttcccacAAACTATAGTCTAATGCATAATCACAAGAAACGATAACTGATGTAAAACTATTCTTTGTTCCATACAGACTTTTGGATCCGAAAACAAGATGAGAGTTGGCATAATTCTACAAAGAAGTGAGTGAAAAATGattgctgttttctttgtctatCTAGTAAATGTCCTTTTTGTATATCTTGTTATTGGCactttgtttgtaactttgtgTAGGTTTAATACCTGGAATGATAGAAAATTGTACTATTGTACTGATATCTTAGAAGATAATTCTAAGGAGAGcaacacctcaagcacgtaaaagatGCAACCACACATTTATCGCAAAGTGTAAGTGTCCTTCCTGTTCTGTGTGGTTCACAAGCTAACAGTCCTacaaaatgtatggcaacacCTCGGGTGATTTCTATTGAGGTCACCAGAGTGTTAAAAGGCTGCCATTACAGACCCTTGTGAGTTAGCCCCTAAAATTTCAAGCTCTttgcaattcagcccttggctGCAAAGAGACACCGTGGTTGGCCTTTTAACAGTAACATTTTATAAcagtgcacccccctccccaccaggtATCCTGATCCTTCTCCTGTGCTGTTTTCCCTGCTGGAGTCTGTACATGAACACAGAgaaactgttgttgttgattcaCCAGGACCCAGAAGTTGCCAGGTGAGTCCGTTGTCATGACCCCTGCTGACCTTTGTTGcatgtgcatgcatgcatcAATCTCTGACATGCAAGGTCAGCTTAAGGACAAACTCAATAAGACAGCAAATGGTTGAATTATTCAttacaaaaatgataaactggACAAGGTCATGATTGGAAAATGTAGTTCGATTTCTGCAAGGAGGTCAATTTCTAAACTCCAGACCTTGATTTCTGAAAGAATTTTCTTGCTACAATCAATTTAAATATCAGTTACTGTAGCGTTGTATTTTGCATGCTGAATGTTACAGAACGGAATGCAGTACTTAGCCAAATGGCTAAGTGCTCCTGCTATTTACTTACCCACAGTGTGCTAATTTACATACTGAGTTAGGTATTCCGACTGACCCTTCAGTGATATCCAAAGCACTGAGCAATTAAATCTGGAGTATTGTCATGAGGGTCATAGGATGGTTCCAAGGGAAAAAGTCGAGGGGGTGAAAAGTTAAGCTTTCCACCTGTGCAATCTTGAAGAGGAAGGAAACTTGAAACCTTGTATGTGCCACCAGCCAAGAAAGGGCGGACTTTAACTTTTCTTATAGATCATTTGTTAgtacaaaaaatgttttgattctaACTTAAAGGGTGCCTGCCTTGATATTGTTTGGCATTGTTTAACCAAGCCATCTCTGCAATAATTCATTGTCCTAATGCATACTTCATTAAACAATTAGTTTTAAGTAGATTAACAGTCAAATAATGTCTGTTTTGTTCCATTTCAGACTCGCAGGGGAGTTTGTGACTTTATTCATCCCTGCTCTACCAGTGAGTAGCACTTTTGTATCATACATTGACAATCATGTCATTTAAACCTTTTTATGTCATACACAATACAGTGCTAGTTTTTACAGATAAGAATACCAAGCATATATTCTTAGAAACTTCTGAAATTCTACCACAAAGGGCTTTAATTTCTTGTAGGACAGTAGAACGCTGTAGTTGAGAAGTGTAGAATGATCATAGGCAAAGTTGCAAATAATATCACAGTTTCATCTGGAACTTTTGAAAGTGCATAGTGCCGTTCTTTAGTAGATAATTGCTTGGGTCCATGGTTCAATAGCCCCATTGTTTATAAAAcatttatgtacaaaatgtaggtttCTGTTCCTATGTAATGTATTTttacattcatttcattcagtttttatgcagaaaattgttacaatatgtagcaaagaaaacaacaacaaaagcatGAGTTTGAGGCACTTGTTTTAGGACAGGTGTCCTGGATGTTTCTTTATTAAGTAAGTTTCCTCCATTGTCTTTGTTTTAGGGAGTTTTCCTGTTTCTACTGGCAACAAAATACTTGAGTACACAGGTGAGTAACCTCCAGTAACATTTATCCGCCAGTTTACATACGggccactttgaaaaatagtgggtttgagagatgtctagtgcagcacccccaagtatgcacagtttagatatactgggggaggttgggttggagatctgtttggacatatcttttcagcaAATTTCCAAGTTACCAAATCTTCAAAGCACATGAGTAAGAAATTGAATACTGTTCATCTAAGAATAATCGAAAATAGCCACTTTCTTTATTGATGATATTATGTACCTGTCTGTATTTCTCTGAATATTCATAAAGACATGCATTGAGTATAGTTTAAAAGATGTATCTAATGTCCTAACTTACTGTCGTGATATtatatcttgttttctttaaagtATCTTTTAATATCTAAATATCTTTTGTTTGTAGTGTTGTTAGATATAGTAAGAAAACGTTGTATTTTGGTTTCATTGGTGCCATTAAGTACTCAGAAAGTGATAGGCTTGGAGAATACGATGACTTTCTGTGTATCTACCTGTGCTTTCACAGGGTATTGTCTATCCTGCAATGTTTATCAACCTTGCTGTCAACATCCTTAACGTTCCTGCCAACTACCTCTGTATCTCGTATTTTGGCTGGGGAGTTCGGTGAGTATCATGCCATCTACTCGAAGTCAAAAAGGTCCAATATTCAGTTGGTAGGGTTTCCCCCTCTTTAAACTTGTGGGGTACATTAGAGCAAAGTTTTGCACAATTTCTGACAAATTAGATACAACTTAGATCTACCAATTGTCTTTGAGAGTTAACGCATACATGTAAAGGCTGAGAAAATGTTAAGTATGGTTAGGATTCTCAAGTAacttagtagtagtagtagtagtaatatccagtattagattatactgctgcggggttccctgacacaggggttgAAATGAAATAGTTTACCAAGTCTTATTTGTTTTCCAGGGGAGCTGCTATTGCAACTGGGGTCACCCAATATCTTCTGTGTTTCTTCATGTTTTTGTACATACGTGTGCGGAAGCTCCACCTACAGACCTGGCCAGGTATTGCACCCTTGCTTTTGTGTATATCAAGGAGGCCTGAAACCTACTTGGATATATCTAGTAATATGCCGTTAATTTTGTCATTCTCAACTCTGAATTATAGAATAGGTATATCAAGAGTTGGGAGCGTATGTACGgaaaaatgattgattgatcggttgattgattgattgattgattgattgattgatttgcagGCTGGAAAAGTGACTGTCTACAGGAGTGGGGGGTGTATACAAGACTGGCTGTAGCAGGTCTGCTCATGGTGTGTCTGGAATGGTGGACCTACGAGATAGGAACCCTCCTCACTGGTAAGTATTTAACTATGATGTTTTAACATAAAGGTTATATATATAGGTACTCTTCCACTTTCCTGACTACTCATGCTTCTATAACAGTCCTTCCACTGGCCAGGCCACTGTGGGGGAGAGgctacatattacatgtagagCCCTGTACAGTGTTACATCGACTACTCTTCCACTGATTGAGATTTTGACCCTCTTCATATTTACGTCATGTTTTTGTCCGGAAGATTGAGAccttaaagggacgtattgtagaatCTTGTGGGAAAAAACTAAACTTATAagtaacttatttccaacatattcccgtcttTCGATAAACGCAAAACGCAcaaaatctggcttatttgcatatttttagtGGCCCCCGttttataatactagtatgcaaatgagccagcgtagaacgctaagaaatagACGAATCGACCATTGCGGTCGGAGTTTGaacgtcacaggaaaatcaccacaagtgaacaaacttcagaggATCGCgtgttcgatcgcgtgttcggtggttcgccggaatgttggacaaaatggcggacaagtcaagcgTTGGTGGGGATTGCGTACACGAGAGACGaccgcacgacactacaaagtcgcatccataggtgatgaatattgctgtgcagtgtaataaggtagatccaactaatgatgtagaaaagtaaccaaaaacagtgaattttgttttatgttccggTTACAATACGTCCTTTTAACAAGACCAAAACTTAGACGGAATGTTTCTTTGGCAGCAGAGCTAGTTTTGTTGTCAATCATAAAGGACAAGTGCTGTAATGAATGTGTTGTATGCACATGCAGGTTCAAAGCGCCGGCAGGGATCTTGTTGCCAGCTGATTTTCAAAAGCTCAAGGAACCACTGCCTATACCTTCATTATAATTGTTGAACCAATCAGTAATTAAACATCTTCTTTCCCTAGGACTGATCGGGACAGTAGATTTGGCTGCTCAGGGAATTCTTATCACCATCAACTCCCTCAACTACATGGTAAGCACAACCAACAATGAATGGCCTCTATTGCAACTTCAACTCTACTGTGTTAATAATGCATGGTCTCTATTCCAACGTCAACTGTATTGTATATAGATTATTCAATAAATCTCTTAACTTGACACTCATGTTTGCCCAGCACAACAATGACATTTGTACTTTGTGAATATCGCTAGCTATAGTATATGCAATGTGATATAATGGTAAATCCAACTTATTAtataataaagaaatgacaaaaaatttgACTAATCATGATTGTTCTGATCCTACAAATTACAATGGTGGCATCTAAAATCACTGTCTCTTTCCCACTGTCCTGGTGTCCACAGATCCCCCTGGGCCTGGGGATTGCCGCTAGCATCAGGGTGGGGAATGAACTGGGGGCAGGAAACCCTGTACAGGCCAAGCTGGCTGCTAAAGTTAGCATCTGCACTTTCTGTGAGTTCAGACTTGTTATCTTTGTCATTTTGAGTATTTATTACAATTTGTATAGAAACTTGTGTactgtgtgaatgtgaacatatTGTATAGATTAGAGTCCTTTATGCAATGTAGTTCCTATGGTAGAGTTGTAGAATGGGTAATTGACAGAACAAGACAATAGGCAAGCATGTACTGGACAAAAGATACAGAGactggaaattctgctgcagtatgtaggaaagctgccagggggcccataATCGACGTTGTCTTtttaagacctacccacataccaaatatcatcacaatccatctagaAGTTCCTAAGTTATGCCAACCACAAATAGTTGTTATTTCCTTATGACATGTACAGTGCATTTGATTTGGTActtgacatgtacaatgtgacGTATGAAAAGTACGGTTTCTTCCCTGACAGGCTGCTATGCCGTCTTTGCTACGATTATTCTCTTGTCATCACGCCACGTGATCGGCTATGTGTTCTCCAGTGACAAGTGAGTATTATCGTCTGATGGCTTTATTGTCACTTACACTTGCAAGCTGTAAAAATTTATGGTAAACATGCTTCCACGCTATCAGATATTATAGTCataatggaagctcatctgtgttgatagtaatcataatgatacagtgcaaaactttcttccaacactaacttaaatgtattcacggatcaaattttcgacgaccactgtcgccttcttcaggatcaataatgaccaatcactgctgaacgtaaactcgcgagagttacagacacgtgactttattgacacgtgtcattatggatacgtgacgtcagcaatcgatcaaacgtgccaggaagtttataacgcccactgtctctgttgagtgatggctggagtgccctgatgtatatggcctgcTTTAtgcctctcataaagtagtcctgctcagtgtccagtattctgactttgtccagtgaaatgGTTTGGCCTGGAGATTCaagtggatgtgttgagagacttcagacgaatgcgagctggggcgcTTGGAGGAAAAattgatctgtgaatacctttagtgttggaagaaagtttagcactgtattattaAGATATTGTAGTCCTGTATTTTTGTCACCTGCTAGGGAACAGttgaacctacatgtatttttttaattgtttctCTATAGGGAGGTTGTGAGCTTAATTGGAGAAGTGCTACCCATTGTTTGTGTGACACAACTGGCAGACACTGTACAGGTATGTGGTATTATAGTCTAATTTCTTATAGCCTTTGAAATCAAGAATCACAAGAACAGGGATAtatatttcagtaccaaggttacaCGCCaagggggggggcaaaatcaaCCCTGATCTTCATGTTCCTAACACTTTTATTACtccatacaaaatatcataaccatccatccaGAGGTTGAAGACAATTTACCTGAACGTAAATAACACGACACTAATGCAAACATGTCCGTATATTTGCAAACAGCAGGTACTAAACAGACGGGTTGTGAAAACCCATAAAACTACTTCCGGGTATGCATGGACTCAATTTTTGGCAATGGGACATATACTATTGTATTTGAAGGCTTGCTCCCGAAGCTTTGCCAAAAACACTGTCAAGGAAACTAAAATATAAGGCTTGCTCATGAAGCTTTGCCAAAAACACAAGGAAACTAAAATTATTGTCAATTAACGTTCATTATCAAGATACTGGACATAAACTGTGATACTTATAGACATTTGTTTCAACCATGGATGAAACTATATGGCGTGTATTACAGGCTGGTTGTGCTGGAATACTGCGAGGTTGTGGGAAACAGAAGCTGGGTGCCATCATCACCTTTACAGGATTCTACCTGCTGGGTCTGCCTTCTGTTGCGATCTTCATGTTTGTGCTACATCTGAGAGTAAAAGGTTTGATTTCTCACACAGACTATGTTGTGTAAGGTTTTAGGTTTAACTCTAGATGTGATAACATgtaaaagatgaaataaaagaaagactGAGGTCACAGTTTGGTGATGCTGAAATTCTGTAGGCCAATTAATTCAAATGAGTTAAGTTGGAAAAAAAAGCATCACTcagcatttgtatgtttgtttgttcattggGAAGAGGATAAAGTTGATACATATCTCTGATTTTTTGTTATAGatccttttttcattttcaagaatGATGTAAATCTAAATATTGCAAAAGATTTAGATCTAAATTCACAAATCTTTAAAGAGTCTTAATTCTTGCAAGATCCCTGGTAGATTTCTTCTTTATAATACTGAGCTTGTTGAACATTGCTAACCCCTTTTGTTCCGTGACAGGACTGTACTTTGGCCTAGGGATAGCCACCATCttccagtgtgtgtgtttcctaaTCACCATCGCTCGTATGGACTGGAAGCAGGAGTCTCTCAAAGCACAGAGTATGGCTGGAATCAAAGCCAAGGACAATGACAGCCATTGTAACGACAGTATCTCAGGGGACAAAGAACTTGAGAAAGAAGACAGGCTTCCCAATGGGTCTTTGGGAAGGGCAGGTAAGTTTGATAATTTAGCttaagttttatttattttatttttgttttattgaaattgcaatacAGCAATACTCCGGTCACCGAGGCAGCGTTGCGAATGTCGGGTGCTTCAGTTTTAGATGCTAGCTTTGTGTCATCATCACTTAAAGGGCTTGACTATTTTTTATT carries:
- the LOC136437876 gene encoding multidrug and toxin extrusion protein 1-like → MNLRRCFRVVFSPGFGGELKALTRLAWPTTVASVLEYVMWMMPIIFCGHLGKIQLDAVTLAISVVNVTGISLGFGLGTACDTLMAQTFGSENKMRVGIILQRSILILLLCCFPCWSLYMNTEKLLLLIHQDPEVARLAGEFVTLFIPALPGVFLFLLATKYLSTQGIVYPAMFINLAVNILNVPANYLCISYFGWGVRGAAIATGVTQYLLCFFMFLYIRVRKLHLQTWPGWKSDCLQEWGVYTRLAVAGLLMVCLEWWTYEIGTLLTGLIGTVDLAAQGILITINSLNYMIPLGLGIAASIRVGNELGAGNPVQAKLAAKVSICTFCCYAVFATIILLSSRHVIGYVFSSDKEVVSLIGEVLPIVCVTQLADTVQAGCAGILRGCGKQKLGAIITFTGFYLLGLPSVAIFMFVLHLRVKGLYFGLGIATIFQCVCFLITIARMDWKQESLKAQSMAGIKAKDNDSHCNDSISGDKELEKEDRLPNGSLGRAGTEELHSVAATPEDSTHSQNSLVQSTEQETGFTTVPPLNGELSEMQRADSQISLTGPTDTEPLLSSLSKEVSETPEVMVLSLEKLPFKVMLCRRLLAVAACLAILTVGVVVRECVPDPDYSYPPDCVPWTANGTLPLNTTLPWCNTTVESASSVVTTLYPFSTGHRVWPGQTTTTKVTTTTTARVTATASTFFDVLASKSLRVFSHDRKNSTLFFKTNFT